From Humisphaera borealis, the proteins below share one genomic window:
- the hrpB gene encoding ATP-dependent helicase HrpB, with the protein MIPLPIDRYLPDVVAAAKQHRAMVLVAPPGAGKTTRVPPAILAAGLMDREHPNLVMLQPRRVAARASAARIADEQGWTLGGRVGYQVRFEKRIGPDTRLKVFTEGILTRQLLDDPFLEGVGCVILDEFHERSIHTDLCAALLREVKQTVRDDLILIVMSATLEAEPVSRFLGGCPIVRTEGRTFPVEVKHTGYSQAYAWERAADAVMDVVASAKAEPTEPGDILVFLPGVDEIRRCGERLSRFADERNLLVLPLHGSLPPDEQTLALRPSKQRKVILSTNIAETSLTIDGVRTVIDSGLARIAGYDAQRGMDKLELERISLASATQRAGRAGRTAPGVCIRLWSKSEEQAMAAFTTPEIRRVDLCGTALLLHAWGKPDLRNFGWYEPPAEDMLVSAERLLAMIGALDADVDGKITPLGQRIMALPTHPRLARLLIGAAEAGLLEQGAAVAALLAEKDIAWEERGTPRWMRETKTIGPSDLLLRLDLLEQAEKSRFAPHLRDSGIDPVAARQAAKARDDLLRIAERLDRDPRSNTPVSNAASGAAMPKWSALDHDEIIIRLALLAYPDRVCRRRASDPAAAAMVGGTGVRLAAESVVRQHEFFLALDARQDARSQTREAMVKIASGINVEWLEEFFSQSIRRERVLVYDEQRKRVVARGTTSYRDLLLKEDKDAPVDPAAAGPVLAEALRPRARELFEADEKAVAIMDRLNLLRKHMPEQAWPSIDDAGLGDILAEACAGRRSLDEIVGRTSLGAILESQLQYPFDRLLDQHAPESIEVPTGNRIALQYRKAEPPILAVRLQEVFGWFDTPRIAGGRVPVLMHLLGPNYRPVQVTDDLRSFWTTTYFQVRKDLRVRYPKHSWPEDPLTATPVARGGRRRT; encoded by the coding sequence ATGATTCCTCTGCCGATCGACAGATACCTCCCTGACGTCGTCGCCGCCGCGAAGCAGCACCGCGCAATGGTGCTGGTGGCTCCCCCCGGGGCGGGCAAGACGACGCGGGTGCCCCCCGCCATCCTCGCCGCCGGGCTGATGGACAGGGAGCATCCGAACCTGGTGATGCTGCAGCCCCGCCGGGTCGCGGCGCGGGCGTCGGCGGCGCGGATCGCCGACGAGCAGGGTTGGACCCTCGGCGGGCGAGTCGGCTACCAGGTGCGGTTCGAAAAGCGCATCGGCCCCGACACCCGTCTGAAAGTCTTCACCGAAGGCATCCTTACCCGCCAGTTGCTGGACGACCCGTTCCTCGAGGGCGTTGGCTGCGTGATCCTGGACGAGTTCCACGAGCGGAGCATTCACACCGACCTCTGTGCCGCCCTGCTTCGCGAAGTGAAGCAGACCGTTCGCGACGACCTGATTTTGATCGTCATGTCGGCGACGCTGGAGGCCGAGCCGGTCAGCCGGTTTCTGGGCGGCTGCCCGATCGTTCGGACCGAAGGGCGGACCTTCCCGGTCGAGGTGAAGCACACCGGCTACAGCCAGGCGTACGCGTGGGAACGGGCGGCGGATGCGGTGATGGATGTCGTCGCGTCCGCCAAGGCGGAGCCTACGGAGCCCGGCGATATCCTGGTCTTTCTGCCGGGCGTGGACGAGATCCGCCGGTGTGGCGAACGTCTGTCCCGCTTCGCGGATGAACGGAACCTGCTCGTCCTGCCGCTGCACGGATCGCTACCGCCGGACGAGCAGACATTGGCCCTACGTCCGTCGAAACAGCGGAAGGTCATCCTGTCGACCAACATCGCCGAGACGTCGCTGACGATCGACGGCGTTCGTACCGTGATTGACAGCGGCCTCGCCCGCATTGCCGGCTACGACGCCCAGCGCGGCATGGACAAGCTCGAACTCGAACGGATCAGCCTGGCGTCGGCGACGCAGCGGGCTGGCCGCGCCGGACGTACCGCGCCGGGGGTTTGCATTCGGCTGTGGAGCAAGTCCGAAGAGCAGGCGATGGCCGCGTTCACCACGCCCGAAATCCGCCGGGTCGACCTCTGCGGCACGGCGTTGCTCCTGCACGCCTGGGGCAAGCCGGACCTGCGCAACTTCGGCTGGTACGAGCCGCCCGCCGAAGACATGCTCGTCTCGGCCGAGCGGCTGCTGGCGATGATCGGCGCGCTCGACGCCGACGTCGACGGGAAGATCACGCCGCTCGGACAGCGGATCATGGCGTTGCCCACGCACCCACGGCTGGCAAGGCTGCTCATCGGCGCGGCCGAAGCCGGACTGCTGGAACAAGGCGCCGCCGTCGCGGCGCTGCTGGCCGAGAAGGACATCGCTTGGGAAGAGCGCGGCACGCCCCGCTGGATGCGCGAAACCAAGACGATCGGTCCGTCGGACCTGCTGCTACGGCTGGACCTGCTGGAGCAGGCGGAGAAGTCGCGCTTCGCCCCGCACCTGCGCGACAGCGGCATCGATCCTGTGGCAGCGAGGCAGGCGGCAAAGGCGCGGGATGATTTGCTGCGGATCGCGGAACGGCTTGATCGCGATCCACGTTCAAACACGCCGGTGTCGAATGCTGCCAGTGGCGCGGCGATGCCGAAATGGTCCGCCCTCGACCACGACGAAATCATCATACGGCTCGCGCTGCTCGCGTACCCCGATCGCGTCTGCCGTCGGCGGGCGTCGGACCCGGCCGCGGCGGCGATGGTCGGCGGGACGGGCGTGCGACTGGCCGCCGAGTCGGTCGTGCGGCAGCACGAGTTCTTCCTCGCCCTCGACGCCCGTCAGGATGCGCGGTCGCAGACGCGCGAGGCAATGGTGAAGATCGCCAGCGGCATCAACGTGGAATGGCTCGAAGAGTTCTTCTCGCAATCGATCCGCCGCGAACGGGTGCTGGTGTACGACGAGCAGCGGAAACGTGTCGTGGCGCGGGGGACGACGAGCTATCGCGATCTGCTGCTGAAGGAAGACAAAGACGCCCCGGTGGACCCTGCCGCCGCCGGGCCGGTGCTGGCCGAGGCGCTGCGGCCGCGGGCACGAGAGCTTTTCGAAGCCGACGAGAAAGCCGTGGCGATCATGGACCGCCTGAACCTTCTGAGAAAGCACATGCCCGAGCAGGCCTGGCCGTCAATCGACGATGCCGGGCTCGGCGATATCCTCGCCGAGGCCTGCGCCGGGCGGCGCAGCCTCGATGAGATCGTCGGCCGGACATCACTCGGGGCGATCCTTGAATCGCAGCTTCAATACCCGTTCGACCGCCTGCTCGACCAGCACGCCCCGGAGTCGATCGAAGTGCCGACGGGCAACCGCATCGCGTTGCAATACCGAAAGGCAGAGCCGCCGATCCTGGCGGTGCGGTTGCAGGAAGTCTTCGGCTGGTTCGATACGCCACGCATCGCCGGCGGCCGGGTGCCGGTATTGATGCACCTGCTGGGCCCCAACTATCGTCCTGTGCAAGTGACCGACGACCTGCGAAGCTTCTGGACGACGACCTATTTCCAGGTGCGCAAGGATCTGCGTGTCAGGTACCCCAAGCACAGTTGGCCCGAAGACCCGCTAACGGCAACGCCTGTCGCCCGAGGCGGACGAAGGCGAACGTAA
- a CDS encoding quinone oxidoreductase family protein, with product MKAWLIDDTKSGIEQLRIGTVMDPEPGSGEVVVKVHYASLNPADRYLSMGQYPAKPSLPHILGRDGVGEVVAVATDVKSLKVGDRVLLLRSEIGVSKPGTFAELVSVPVESLAPVPPKWSPEQSAGAPLVYLTAYQALTTWGKLPPHSVVLITGASGGVGVASVQLAEAMGFDVVALSRSANKREKLERLGADHTIDPTDPAWPKTVKQILGHRRVELAVDNIGGESFKGIVETLGENGRISCVGQLAGPVPNFSPATLFFRRLRVGGVAVGAYTPAESQEAWKAVLELLEKSGAEPLVDEVFPFEQLPKAFAKLAAGPMGKVVLEIEARRHGGA from the coding sequence ATGAAAGCCTGGCTCATCGACGACACCAAATCCGGCATCGAACAGCTTCGCATCGGCACCGTCATGGACCCTGAGCCGGGGTCGGGGGAAGTTGTGGTGAAGGTGCATTACGCCTCACTGAACCCGGCCGATCGGTATCTGTCGATGGGGCAGTACCCGGCCAAGCCGTCGCTGCCGCACATCCTGGGTCGAGATGGCGTCGGCGAGGTGGTCGCCGTCGCGACGGATGTGAAGTCGCTCAAGGTGGGCGACCGGGTTCTGCTGTTGCGCAGCGAGATCGGCGTCAGCAAGCCGGGCACGTTCGCCGAGTTGGTCTCGGTGCCGGTCGAGTCGCTCGCGCCGGTCCCGCCGAAGTGGTCGCCGGAGCAGTCGGCGGGTGCGCCGCTGGTCTACCTCACGGCGTATCAGGCGCTGACAACATGGGGCAAGCTGCCGCCGCACAGCGTGGTACTGATCACCGGCGCATCGGGCGGCGTCGGCGTCGCGAGCGTGCAACTGGCCGAGGCGATGGGGTTCGATGTCGTCGCGCTGTCACGATCCGCGAACAAACGCGAAAAGCTCGAACGCCTGGGTGCCGACCACACCATCGACCCGACCGACCCCGCCTGGCCGAAAACGGTCAAGCAGATCCTCGGCCATCGCCGGGTGGAACTGGCAGTCGACAACATCGGCGGCGAGTCATTCAAGGGGATCGTCGAAACGCTCGGCGAGAATGGTCGCATCAGTTGCGTCGGCCAGCTCGCCGGCCCGGTTCCGAACTTCAGCCCGGCAACGCTTTTCTTCCGCCGGCTGCGTGTTGGCGGTGTAGCGGTCGGGGCATACACCCCGGCCGAAAGCCAGGAGGCGTGGAAGGCGGTGCTGGAACTGCTGGAAAAGTCGGGTGCAGAACCGCTGGTGGACGAAGTATTTCCTTTTGAGCAGTTGCCCAAGGCTTTCGCCAAGCTCGCGGCGGGGCCGATGGGAAAGGTTGTGTTGGAAATAGAGGCAAGAAGGCACGGAGGCGCGTAG